In the Caviibacter abscessus genome, AATTACAGGTATTCCTAATTTTGCAGCTTCTTCTAATGCTAAAAATTCTTTTTTGATGTCTACAACAAATAGAGCAGCTGGTAATTTAGTCATTCCTTTAATTCCACCAACATTTTTTTCAAGTTTAGACATTTCTTTTCTAAGAAGACTTGCTTCTTTTTTAGTATATGCTGAGTCTAATGCTCCGCTTTCGTCCATTTCTTCTAATTCTTTTAATCTTTTTACTCTTGTCTTAATTGTTTGTAAGTTAGTTAATAACCCACCTAACCATCTTTGATTTACATAATATCCACCACATCTTAATGCTTCATCTCTTACAGCATCTTGTGCTTGCTTTTTAGTACCTACAAATAGTATTTTTCCACCTTCTTGAGAAATTTCTCTTACAAATTCGTAAGCTCTTTCTGTTGAAGTTAATGTTTGTTGTAAGTCTAAAATATGTATTCCATTTCTTTCAGCATAGATATATGGTTTCATTTTAGGATTCCATCTCTTTGCTTGGTGTCCGAAGTGTGCTCCCACTTCAAGTAATTGTTTCATGCTTATTACAGCCATTGTTCCTCCTATATTTTTTGGTTTTTCTTCTATTTAAACTCTGTGCAAAACCTGTTAAGGCACCATACACTAAATATGTTTAAATATGAATTTTCACACAATTTTATCATAAATTAGCTTTATTTGTCAAATTTTATCCTTATTTTTAATGCCCTAATATTCCTATTGCTAAAACAAAGTATAAAATTAAACTGGTAGCATCAACTATTGTTGTTATTAACGGTGCTGCCATACTTGCAGGATCTAATTTTAAGCTTTTTGCTATAAGAGGTAAAATTCCTCCTGAAACATTTGCAAATATTATGGATAAAGCTATTGTTAAACTTATTACAAAACTTGTTGCAAGTTTTACTT is a window encoding:
- the rpsB gene encoding 30S ribosomal protein S2 — encoded protein: MAVISMKQLLEVGAHFGHQAKRWNPKMKPYIYAERNGIHILDLQQTLTSTERAYEFVREISQEGGKILFVGTKKQAQDAVRDEALRCGGYYVNQRWLGGLLTNLQTIKTRVKRLKELEEMDESGALDSAYTKKEASLLRKEMSKLEKNVGGIKGMTKLPAALFVVDIKKEFLALEEAAKLGIPVIALIDTNVDPDLVTYRIPANDDAIRSVKLFAEVIANGVIEGQGGEEEIVPTEEAIIEENTVEVMGE